The following are encoded together in the Bradyrhizobium sp. CCGUVB1N3 genome:
- a CDS encoding MoxR family ATPase, with translation MNRPQTVTEPGSTTKSAARDAVLELKSRIGKAVLGQDHLVESMLIGLLANGNMLIESLPGLAKTRAVKTLAKNLAADLSRVQFTPDLLPSDVTGAEIYVQTDKCGQFQFQKGPIFANLVLADEINRAPAKVQSALLEAMEERQVTVAGKTYKMPDLFMVLATENPIEQEGTYPLPEVQLDRFLMHVVITYPDEATEGEIIALNRAENAQQPKGHAAEPPPIPQQAILNARGEIDGIFVSDLAQKYIVDVIYATRFPGRYGEPLSKWIQVGASPRGSLALDRCARTRAWLDEYDFVTPDHVRAVVHDCLRHRIILSYEAVSQGVTPDQVIDKIAELVAAA, from the coding sequence ATGAACCGGCCGCAAACCGTGACAGAGCCGGGAAGCACGACGAAATCGGCGGCCCGTGATGCCGTGCTCGAGCTCAAGTCGCGCATCGGAAAGGCGGTGCTGGGCCAGGACCACCTGGTCGAGAGCATGCTGATCGGCCTGCTCGCCAATGGCAACATGCTGATCGAGAGCCTCCCTGGACTCGCCAAGACCCGTGCGGTCAAGACCCTTGCGAAGAATCTGGCGGCCGATCTGTCGCGCGTGCAGTTTACGCCTGACTTGCTGCCATCGGACGTGACCGGCGCCGAGATCTACGTCCAGACCGACAAGTGCGGCCAGTTTCAGTTCCAGAAGGGACCGATCTTCGCCAACCTCGTGCTCGCCGACGAGATCAACCGCGCGCCGGCCAAGGTGCAGTCGGCGCTGCTCGAAGCCATGGAGGAGCGCCAGGTCACCGTCGCCGGCAAGACCTACAAGATGCCCGACCTGTTCATGGTGCTCGCGACCGAGAACCCGATCGAGCAGGAGGGCACCTATCCCCTTCCCGAAGTGCAGCTCGACCGCTTCCTGATGCATGTCGTCATCACCTATCCGGACGAGGCGACCGAAGGCGAAATCATCGCGCTCAATCGGGCCGAAAACGCCCAGCAGCCGAAAGGCCACGCAGCCGAGCCACCGCCGATCCCGCAGCAGGCGATCCTGAATGCGCGCGGCGAGATCGACGGCATCTTCGTCTCCGATCTCGCGCAGAAATACATCGTCGATGTGATCTACGCGACGCGCTTTCCTGGCCGCTACGGCGAGCCCTTGAGCAAATGGATCCAGGTCGGCGCCAGCCCACGCGGCAGCCTCGCGCTCGACCGCTGCGCCCGCACCCGCGCCTGGCTCGATGAATACGACTTTGTCACGCCGGATCATGTCCGTGCCGTCGTCCATGACTGCCTGCGGCACCGGATCATCCTCAGCTACGAGGCGGTGTCGCAAGGCGTCACGCCCGACCAGGTGATCGACAAGATCGCTGAATTGGTCGCAGCAGCCTGA
- a CDS encoding DUF58 domain-containing protein, translated as MTGTSAKTPGVYVGLDDLIALEYRGRKISFLPRQPVHSLLSGRFASRMRGRGLNFEEIRDYRAGDDVRSIDWKVTARLRKPHIRVFNEERDRQTILVVDQRLSMFFGSRRAMKSVTAAEAAAIGAWRVLGVGDRVGAVVFGDRDLVEVRARRSRATVLQILAAIVSYNEALGVGRGLVSAPAMLNTALDHARRRAPHDAAVVIISDFDGADDTTREMVAAMARHNDVIAALVHDPLQSDLPPSASMTVTDGELQIRLEVGRHSVRQSVSQATQERLKGILAWTHDLGVPVLPLSASEDTAGQVRRLLGGLSARHGAGAGHNRTEAALG; from the coding sequence ATGACCGGGACATCAGCCAAAACGCCAGGTGTCTATGTCGGTCTCGATGATCTGATCGCGCTCGAATATCGCGGACGCAAGATCTCCTTCCTGCCGCGCCAGCCAGTGCACAGCCTGCTCTCGGGCCGCTTCGCCTCGCGCATGCGCGGCCGCGGCCTGAACTTCGAGGAGATCAGGGACTATCGCGCCGGCGACGACGTCCGCTCGATCGACTGGAAGGTGACGGCGCGTCTGCGCAAGCCGCATATCCGCGTCTTCAACGAGGAGCGCGACCGGCAGACCATCCTCGTGGTCGACCAGCGCCTGTCGATGTTTTTCGGCAGCCGGCGCGCCATGAAATCGGTGACGGCGGCAGAGGCCGCAGCGATCGGCGCATGGCGGGTGCTCGGCGTCGGTGATCGCGTCGGCGCCGTCGTGTTCGGTGATCGTGACCTCGTCGAGGTAAGGGCGCGGCGCAGCCGGGCGACGGTGCTCCAGATCCTGGCAGCCATCGTCTCGTACAACGAGGCGCTCGGCGTCGGGCGCGGTCTGGTCTCCGCGCCGGCCATGCTCAACACTGCGCTCGATCATGCGAGGCGCCGGGCGCCGCATGATGCCGCCGTGGTCATCATCAGCGATTTCGACGGCGCAGACGATACCACGCGCGAGATGGTCGCCGCTATGGCCCGGCACAACGACGTGATCGCCGCGCTGGTCCATGACCCCCTGCAGAGCGACTTGCCGCCTTCAGCCAGCATGACCGTGACCGATGGCGAATTGCAGATCCGGCTCGAAGTTGGACGCCACAGCGTACGCCAGAGCGTATCGCAGGCCACGCAGGAGCGCCTGAAGGGTATCCTTGCCTGGACGCACGACCTCGGGGTACCCGTGCTGCCGCTCAGTGCCTCAGAGGATACCGCTGGCCAGGTTCGTCGTCTTCTTGGCGGCTTGTCGGCCCGTCACGGCGCAGGCGCCGGCCACAATCGGACGGAGGCGGCCCTTGGCTGA
- a CDS encoding DUF4381 domain-containing protein, translating into MAEAPSTTADPVAGLIDFALPQEVSLWPETWEARLAIVLLLAAIVAGVWRFAHLRRVNRYRREALAELDRIEHARNSGPSELLSKLTVLVRRTALAAFPREQVAPLVGPAWLSFLDRSYGGEEFAGGVGRLLVSGPYQQSPLDWAELQSLLRLVRRWIRGHHA; encoded by the coding sequence TTGGCTGAAGCTCCATCCACGACAGCCGATCCCGTAGCCGGCCTGATCGACTTCGCGCTGCCGCAGGAGGTGAGCCTCTGGCCGGAGACCTGGGAGGCGCGGCTCGCAATTGTCCTGCTGCTCGCCGCCATCGTCGCGGGCGTGTGGCGCTTCGCGCATCTGCGCCGCGTCAACCGCTATCGCCGGGAAGCGCTCGCCGAGCTCGATCGGATCGAGCACGCCCGCAATTCCGGACCGTCGGAGCTGCTTTCGAAGCTGACCGTGCTGGTGCGGCGAACCGCGCTCGCCGCCTTTCCGCGCGAGCAGGTGGCGCCTCTGGTCGGGCCGGCCTGGCTCTCCTTCCTCGACCGCAGCTATGGCGGCGAGGAATTCGCCGGCGGCGTAGGCCGCCTGCTCGTGAGCGGGCCTTATCAGCAAAGTCCGCTGGACTGGGCCGAACTGCAATCGCTGCTTCGTCTCGTCCGTCGCTGGATCAGGGGGCACCATGCTTGA
- a CDS encoding VWA domain-containing protein, with amino-acid sequence MLEFAWPWLLVLLPLPILVWWLLPPYRARQASVQVPFFDRLAAATGQTPQRGAVVLERRAVQMIVAAAIWTLLVVALVRPQWVGDPVTRDVSARDLILAVDISGSMDQRDFKTPDGATLTRLDGVKRVIKDFIARRKGDRVALILFGTRAYVQVPFAQDLQTAQQLLDQSAVGMAGQQTAIGDTIGLAIKTFAASTAKQKLLVLLTDGNDTASRVPPEHAADIARQNDVKVYTIGVGDPAASGENRVDLAVLQSVATTTDGHFFRAEDGAQLQAIYADIDRLAPAKLQTQSWRPKLPLFQWPLGGAVMLGLLLWIALLLGSEWRRIRTSSHA; translated from the coding sequence ATGCTTGAATTCGCCTGGCCATGGCTGCTCGTGTTGTTGCCTCTGCCGATTCTGGTGTGGTGGCTGTTGCCGCCATACCGGGCGCGCCAGGCCTCCGTTCAGGTGCCCTTCTTCGACCGGCTGGCGGCTGCGACCGGACAGACGCCGCAGCGGGGCGCTGTCGTGCTGGAACGCCGCGCGGTGCAGATGATCGTGGCGGCAGCAATCTGGACGCTGCTCGTTGTGGCACTGGTGCGGCCGCAATGGGTCGGCGATCCCGTGACACGCGATGTCTCCGCGCGCGATCTGATCCTTGCCGTCGACATATCCGGGTCGATGGACCAGCGCGACTTCAAGACGCCCGACGGCGCGACCCTCACGCGGCTCGACGGGGTCAAGCGCGTCATCAAGGATTTCATCGCGCGCCGCAAAGGTGACCGTGTCGCGCTGATCCTGTTCGGCACCAGAGCTTATGTGCAGGTGCCCTTCGCGCAGGACCTTCAGACGGCGCAGCAACTGCTCGACCAGAGCGCGGTCGGCATGGCCGGCCAGCAGACGGCGATCGGCGACACCATCGGGCTTGCCATCAAGACGTTCGCGGCCAGCACGGCGAAGCAAAAGCTGCTGGTCCTCCTGACCGATGGCAACGACACGGCAAGCCGGGTGCCGCCCGAACACGCCGCCGACATCGCCCGCCAGAACGACGTCAAGGTCTACACGATCGGCGTCGGCGATCCTGCGGCCTCGGGCGAGAACCGCGTCGACCTTGCCGTTCTGCAATCCGTTGCGACCACCACCGATGGTCACTTCTTCCGCGCCGAGGACGGCGCACAGTTGCAGGCGATCTATGCCGACATCGATCGCCTCGCGCCGGCCAAGCTTCAGACCCAATCGTGGCGGCCCAAGCTGCCGTTGTTTCAGTGGCCGCTGGGGGGCGCGGTGATGCTTGGCCTGCTGCTGTGGATCGCGCTTCTCCTCGGCAGCGAATGGCGCCGGATCAGGACCTCCAGCCATGCATGA
- a CDS encoding VWA domain-containing protein, whose protein sequence is MLGIIALSGPTWRRELPPFVEDKAPLMVALAVDFSMGATDVAPSRLERAKQKISDLLAARAGARTGLIAYAGTAHLVMPLTDDRSVIAPFLGALAPGLMPADGKNVARAIALAADSLATEPIAGTILLVADDLGTVDAATVRQTAGRNNLVVLAVSADAPSLPAGTDVVQVSVDGSDVVRLERRIETRFQAAQGDAFGTRWQDEGYWLLLPLAFLSVIWFRRGTTVAWALALIIVMHAQPARAEETHRFVNLWLTPDQQGRLAFDRGDYAAAKTLFADPMWRGISAYRAYDFLAAAEEFSRVETLEGKFALGNAQAQNHAYEKALKAYDDVLKEQPGNAAAKANRAIVRSALDAQEAKRRKQGQDDSTPPDEKADEMKVDPNQKGGKKITVTPQDVTTAGAAEAWMRQVQTSPADFLKLKFAIQAAAPEQGRASR, encoded by the coding sequence ATGCTCGGCATCATCGCGCTGTCCGGCCCGACCTGGCGGCGCGAGCTGCCGCCCTTCGTCGAGGACAAGGCGCCGCTGATGGTCGCGCTCGCCGTCGATTTCTCGATGGGCGCGACCGACGTCGCGCCGTCGCGACTCGAACGCGCCAAGCAGAAGATCAGTGATCTTCTCGCAGCGCGTGCCGGCGCCCGAACCGGGCTCATCGCTTACGCTGGGACCGCGCATCTGGTGATGCCGCTGACCGATGACCGTTCCGTCATCGCGCCGTTCCTGGGCGCGCTTGCGCCGGGATTAATGCCGGCGGATGGCAAGAACGTCGCGCGCGCGATCGCCCTGGCCGCGGATTCACTCGCGACCGAGCCGATCGCCGGCACCATCCTCCTGGTCGCAGATGATCTCGGGACCGTGGATGCGGCCACGGTCCGGCAAACGGCCGGGCGGAACAATCTCGTCGTGCTGGCGGTGAGCGCGGACGCGCCATCGCTGCCGGCCGGCACGGATGTCGTGCAGGTCAGTGTCGACGGCTCGGACGTCGTGCGACTGGAGCGCCGGATCGAAACACGCTTCCAGGCCGCGCAAGGCGATGCGTTCGGCACACGATGGCAGGATGAAGGCTACTGGCTCTTGCTGCCGCTCGCATTCCTCAGCGTGATCTGGTTCCGGCGCGGCACGACGGTCGCCTGGGCGCTTGCCCTGATCATCGTGATGCATGCGCAGCCCGCGAGGGCGGAAGAGACCCATCGTTTCGTCAATCTGTGGCTGACGCCGGATCAGCAGGGGCGGCTTGCGTTTGACCGTGGTGACTATGCCGCTGCGAAAACTCTGTTCGCCGATCCGATGTGGCGCGGCATCTCGGCCTATCGCGCGTACGACTTTCTCGCCGCTGCCGAGGAATTTTCGCGCGTTGAGACGCTGGAGGGCAAATTCGCGCTTGGCAATGCGCAGGCGCAGAACCACGCCTATGAAAAGGCTCTCAAGGCCTATGACGACGTGCTGAAGGAGCAGCCCGGCAATGCCGCCGCGAAGGCCAACCGGGCCATCGTCCGGTCTGCGCTTGATGCGCAAGAAGCGAAACGCCGCAAGCAGGGGCAGGACGACAGTACGCCGCCGGATGAGAAGGCCGACGAGATGAAAGTCGATCCCAACCAGAAGGGCGGCAAGAAGATCACGGTCACGCCGCAGGACGTCACCACCGCCGGCGCAGCCGAAGCCTGGATGCGCCAGGTCCAGACCTCGCCTGCGGATTTCCTCAAGCTGAAATTCGCGATCCAGGCGGCCGCTCCGGAACAGGGGAGGGCGT